A window of the Diabrotica undecimpunctata isolate CICGRU chromosome 1, icDiaUnde3, whole genome shotgun sequence genome harbors these coding sequences:
- the LOC140434813 gene encoding zinc finger BED domain-containing protein 5-like, whose amino-acid sequence MANNIEDTLLVRLSMSDMFAVQLDESTDISKKAIMLCFVRFLWEDQILEDFLFSCELLHTTAADIFTALNDFFNKHDVTWTKCVGLSTDGAKSMAGHKAGLQARVKAVAPEVKWIHCCVHREALVAKTLPEPLQKVLNEVVQIVNYIKPRPLQSRLFSLLCKEISSEHEHLFTHTELCSTAYLADVFKNLNVLNLSLQGKNVDIFKVKDKISAMVKKCQLWAARIENESFTNFSNLKQFLESAEQSLPDPIKINAAEHLCNLATTFRIYFPEPDPDDG is encoded by the exons ATGGCCAATAACATTGAAGATACGTTGCTGGTGAGACTTAGCATGAGCGACATGTTTGCTGTTCAATTGGACGAAAGCACCGACATATCAAAAAAAGCAATAATGTTGTGTTTTGTTCGATTTTTGTGGGAGGACCAGATATTggaagattttcttttttcatgCGAACTACTTCACACAACAGCAGCAGATATTTTTACTGCATTgaatgattttttcaataaacatGACGTAACATGGACAAAATGTGTGGGCTTGTCTACGGATGGAGCAAAATCAATGGCTGGCCACAAAGCAGGACTTCAAGCTCGTGTCAAAGCAGTAGCTCCTGAGGTGAAATGGATACACTGTTGTGTTCATCGTGAAGCATTGGTAGCCAAAACATTGCCTGAACCTTTGCAGAAGGTACTTAACGAAGTAGTTCAAATAGTTAACTACATTAAACCTCGACCTCTGCAATCCAGATTGTTTTCTTTGTTGTGTAAAGAGATTAGCAGTGAGCATGAACACCTTTTTACTCATACGGAA CTTTGCTCAACTGCCTACTTAGCTGACGTGTTTAAAAACTTGAATGTATTAAACTTAAGTTTGCAAGGGAAAAATGTAGACATTTTCAAAGTTAAAGATAAGATCAGTGCTATGGTAAAAAAGTGCCAGCTGTGGGCAGCAAGGATTGAAAACGAGTCGTTCACTAACTTTTCTAATTTGAAACAGTTCTTGGAGTCTGCAGAGCAGAGTTTACCTGATCCGATAAAAATTAACGCAGCCGAGCACCTATGTAACCTAGCTACGACTTTTAGGATATATTTCCCTGAGCCTGACCCTGACGATGGTTGA